In the bacterium genome, one interval contains:
- the argH gene encoding argininosuccinate lyase — protein sequence MERFSASVHFDAELWRQDIRGSVAQAGMLGRQGIISREEAETLIKGLEQIRLELEEGRLELDPALEDIHTNLERRLTEIVGPVAGKLHSGRSRNDQVATDFALWMRENVLELRGVLADLRSVLVERASNEIDIVLPGYTHLQRAQPVRLAHHWLAHFEALTRDDGRLRDARARMNRSPLGSGALAGSTLPLDREGTAAELGFDGPGRNSLDSIAARDTALELLSTLAILMIHLSRICEELVLWNSSEFGFVEMDDAFSTGSSLMPQKKNPDAAELVRGKSGRVVGDLVSLLVTMKGLPMSYNRDQQEDKEPVFDAVTTARDCLKILAATMESMRVNRETMERAAADPMLLATDLADYLVEKGVPFREAHHIVGQIVVRSTETGTPLSELRSEALQEFHPALDMDPENFFSVGRSLDARSAFGGPARERVEAAVDAARTEIEFVRSELRETRS from the coding sequence ATGGAGCGGTTCTCGGCATCCGTGCATTTCGACGCCGAATTGTGGCGCCAGGACATCCGCGGCAGCGTCGCGCAGGCGGGCATGCTGGGTCGGCAGGGCATCATCTCGCGGGAAGAAGCCGAAACCCTGATCAAGGGACTGGAACAGATCCGCCTGGAACTCGAGGAGGGACGGCTCGAACTCGATCCCGCGCTGGAAGACATCCACACGAATCTGGAGCGACGCCTGACCGAGATCGTCGGCCCAGTCGCGGGCAAGCTGCACTCCGGTCGCAGCCGCAATGACCAGGTCGCCACCGATTTTGCACTCTGGATGCGGGAAAACGTGCTCGAGCTGCGCGGGGTTCTGGCCGATCTGCGCTCCGTACTCGTCGAACGCGCTAGCAACGAAATCGACATCGTCTTGCCGGGTTACACACATCTCCAGCGAGCACAGCCGGTGCGGCTCGCGCATCACTGGCTGGCGCACTTTGAAGCCCTGACCCGGGATGACGGTAGGCTGCGCGATGCCCGTGCGCGGATGAACCGATCTCCTCTGGGTTCGGGTGCGCTGGCCGGTAGCACCCTGCCCCTGGATCGCGAGGGAACCGCGGCGGAACTCGGCTTCGACGGTCCGGGACGCAACAGCCTCGACTCGATCGCGGCGCGAGACACCGCACTCGAACTGCTTTCCACGCTCGCCATCCTGATGATCCATCTCTCTCGCATCTGTGAAGAACTAGTGCTCTGGAACTCCTCGGAGTTCGGCTTCGTAGAAATGGACGATGCCTTTTCCACGGGTTCCAGCTTGATGCCGCAGAAGAAGAATCCCGATGCCGCCGAACTGGTGCGGGGGAAATCAGGCCGGGTGGTCGGCGATCTGGTGAGCTTGCTGGTCACCATGAAGGGACTGCCCATGTCCTACAACCGCGATCAGCAAGAAGACAAAGAACCGGTCTTCGACGCGGTTACGACAGCGCGTGATTGTCTGAAGATTCTGGCGGCGACGATGGAATCGATGCGCGTGAACCGCGAAACCATGGAACGGGCCGCCGCCGATCCGATGCTCCTGGCGACGGACCTGGCGGATTATCTGGTGGAAAAAGGCGTTCCCTTCCGCGAAGCCCATCATATCGTCGGCCAGATCGTGGTTCGCTCCACGGAAACCGGCACCCCTCTTTCCGAGTTGCGATCCGAAGCGTTGCAAGAGTTTCATCCTGCGCTCGACATGGATCCCGAGAATTTCTTCTCGGTCGGGCGTTCCCTCGACGCTCGCTCCGCCTTTGGCGGTCCCGCTCGGGAGCGAGTAGAGGCTGCAGTCGACGCGGCGCGAACCGAGATCGAGTTCGTGCGCTCTGAACTACGAGAGACGCGAAGTTGA
- a CDS encoding diaminopimelate epimerase: MPFAKMHGAGNDFVVINCLAGDPVDDWETFAQRVLDRRFGVGGDQLLLVQPSDRADAFMGIRNADGSVAEMCANGIRAFFKYLRDRKLIETDRATVETLAGVVTPRWLGNDLIEVEMTPPILDPARIPTTLGGGNPLVDVPLEVDGQTLRVTPVSMGNPHCVVFVDDPEKAAVESLGPKLENHSAFPQRTNVEFVAVRSRDELEQRTWERGAGETLACGSGACATCVAGVLSGRTARDVKIRLRGGELRLHWPENDGPVWLTGPAAHVFDGEWTL, from the coding sequence ATCCCGTTCGCGAAGATGCACGGCGCGGGCAATGACTTCGTCGTGATCAATTGTCTGGCCGGAGATCCGGTCGATGACTGGGAGACTTTTGCCCAACGCGTACTCGATCGACGCTTCGGTGTGGGCGGAGACCAGCTTCTGCTCGTACAGCCCTCTGACCGGGCCGATGCGTTCATGGGAATCCGCAACGCCGACGGAAGTGTGGCCGAAATGTGCGCCAACGGAATTCGCGCGTTCTTCAAGTACCTGCGCGACCGGAAGCTGATCGAGACCGATCGAGCGACGGTCGAAACCCTGGCGGGTGTGGTCACGCCGCGTTGGCTCGGCAATGACCTGATCGAGGTAGAGATGACCCCGCCGATCCTCGACCCGGCGCGGATTCCCACGACACTCGGGGGAGGAAATCCACTGGTCGACGTGCCGCTCGAGGTCGACGGTCAGACCCTGCGCGTTACTCCGGTTTCCATGGGCAATCCGCATTGCGTGGTGTTCGTCGACGATCCTGAGAAGGCTGCGGTCGAGTCCTTGGGACCCAAACTGGAAAATCACTCGGCATTTCCACAGCGCACGAACGTGGAGTTCGTGGCGGTGCGCTCCCGCGACGAACTCGAACAACGCACCTGGGAGCGCGGCGCGGGTGAAACTCTCGCCTGTGGCAGCGGCGCGTGCGCGACCTGCGTGGCTGGCGTACTTTCCGGACGTACGGCACGCGATGTGAAGATTCGACTGCGTGGCGGAGAGCTTCGCCTGCACTGGCCCGAAAACGATGGTCCCGTCTGGCTTACCGGCCCAGCGGCCCATGTTTTCGACGGGGAGTGGACACTCTGA